A window of Patescibacteria group bacterium contains these coding sequences:
- a CDS encoding UvrD-helicase domain-containing protein, with protein sequence MLKDLNTEQLQAVKHETGPLLIVAGAGTGKTTAITKKLAYLILEKKVKPENILALTFTEKAAAEMEERVDKLMPYGYTDLWIETFHGFCDRILKDNALDVGLDPNYKLLTSAEQWMFIKSKIFDFDLKYYRPLGNPNSFISELIKHFSRAKDENILPEDYLKFVKKLSASAPAGASADKETIDKMSEVAKSYKKYQELMVAESQMDFGDLIIETLKLFKKRKNILKKYQKQFQYILVDEFQDTNFAQYQLLQLLAPPQNNLTVVGDDDQCLPPDSKIETKTGIKKINKIKKGELVLSAVGKGHTSYYQVNKVIKNKKNARFLNISTKNGNKITITDNHKMFCFVPLKSDKKYYYVYLMEKRNLGYRLGITNDLATRLRLERGADRIIGIKSFKSEIEARYYETLLSLKYQIPLTCFCFRPGVFMNKELLEKLYQEFDTYKNAERLAKDLKIDLSAHHFALDAVNRGSSLRIKIIIEQCYRKHVSKVRRGILFGPKISHSVIVETSDKKTIETLKKNGFNLRKARKNGFRFKYTDQDFQKVGQIALKLEKITGGILETRFEVGALNIKHRKALMMPAKNLLVGHFLPVLKKDNKEIIYDEIIDIKEKNKTSNVYDLEIEKTHNFIADNIVVHNSIYKFRGASVSNILQFQKDFPKSKKIVLTENYRSVQPILDLAYNSIQLNNPDRLEAKYKINKKLKSQIKSKSDLAINHIHKATYEQEAVDVIKNIINLKQKDKSTWSDFAILVRANSSAEIFINLLSSKKIPYQFIASRGLYSRPEIMDLISYLRVVANFYDNINFYRVLSLPIFKLNSEDIIRLVAYSRRKNLSIFDLACTPSRIVGLNKDSVEKFKVVVELVKKHAKLSLEKNAAEVLLDFLKTSGYLKYLQTNKDLEAEKKILNISLFFKRIQELQENKKLTVPEFIDQLDLMIEAGEDPSPIQLDEGPDSIKILTIHSSKGLEFDNVFVVNMVEGKFPSRNRKDLIELPEKLIKEQLPDSNSNIQEERRLFYVAMTRAKKRLFFTSANDYGGKRKKKISRFLVEIKKHFDKNSAFSALDSACFRDNNILTQNNAEPNAENAKKKIRYSLPSKFSYTQLKAFETCPHQYRFRHIIGLPSSGASSQSYGKTMHAVLQNFFADLQKGKSPTEKDLLSYYDSFWIDDFYQDKKHEQKRFEEGKKALQEFYKINNKNLKAPLFLEKGFNLRIKDTCLKGQIDRIDKLDDGTVEIVDYKTGKLPKNEKEVEKNEQLLIYSYACQKVLNLKPSKLSLYFIDQNKKYSAKQNSIKEEKIIQKVQELIAKIKESEFIAKPGFACKFCDYKDICEHAKH encoded by the coding sequence ATGTTAAAAGATCTTAATACAGAACAACTCCAAGCCGTCAAACACGAAACAGGTCCACTACTTATCGTTGCCGGCGCTGGCACAGGAAAAACAACAGCCATTACTAAAAAATTGGCTTATTTAATTTTGGAAAAAAAAGTAAAGCCAGAAAATATTTTAGCGTTAACTTTTACTGAAAAAGCAGCTGCTGAAATGGAGGAGCGAGTAGACAAATTAATGCCTTATGGTTATACAGATTTATGGATTGAAACCTTTCATGGTTTTTGTGATCGAATTTTAAAAGATAACGCCTTAGATGTTGGCTTAGACCCAAATTACAAATTATTAACTTCTGCAGAACAATGGATGTTCATCAAATCCAAAATTTTTGATTTTGATTTGAAATATTATAGACCATTAGGCAATCCTAATTCATTTATTTCAGAATTAATCAAACATTTTTCTCGCGCTAAAGATGAAAATATCTTGCCAGAAGATTATTTGAAATTCGTCAAAAAACTATCCGCCTCCGCTCCTGCGGGAGCTTCGGCGGACAAAGAAACCATAGACAAAATGTCAGAAGTTGCCAAATCTTACAAAAAATATCAAGAATTAATGGTCGCCGAAAGTCAGATGGATTTTGGTGATTTAATTATTGAAACATTAAAATTATTTAAAAAAAGAAAAAATATTCTAAAAAAATATCAAAAACAATTCCAATATATTCTAGTTGATGAATTTCAAGATACTAATTTTGCCCAATATCAATTATTGCAACTTTTAGCACCGCCACAAAATAATTTAACTGTTGTCGGCGATGATGACCAATGCCTGCCTCCTGATTCCAAAATTGAAACAAAAACTGGAATAAAGAAAATAAATAAAATAAAAAAAGGAGAATTAGTTTTATCAGCAGTGGGCAAGGGACATACCTCTTATTATCAAGTTAATAAAGTTATCAAAAATAAAAAAAATGCTCGTTTCCTAAATATTTCAACAAAAAATGGAAATAAAATTACAATTACTGATAATCACAAAATGTTTTGCTTTGTACCTTTAAAATCAGATAAAAAATATTACTATGTTTATTTAATGGAAAAAAGAAATTTAGGATATAGGCTTGGCATAACTAACGATTTAGCGACGCGATTAAGATTAGAACGAGGGGCTGATCGAATTATTGGTATTAAGTCCTTTAAATCAGAAATTGAAGCAAGATATTATGAAACATTGCTTTCATTAAAATATCAAATTCCTTTAACCTGTTTTTGTTTCCGTCCTGGAGTTTTTATGAATAAGGAACTGTTAGAAAAACTTTACCAAGAATTTGATACTTATAAAAATGCGGAAAGATTAGCCAAAGATTTAAAAATTGATTTATCAGCTCATCATTTTGCGTTAGATGCAGTTAATCGCGGTAGCAGTTTAAGAATAAAAATCATAATTGAACAGTGTTACCGTAAACATGTTAGCAAAGTCAGAAGAGGCATCCTTTTTGGACCCAAAATCAGTCATTCTGTAATAGTAGAAACATCGGACAAGAAAACTATTGAAACACTAAAGAAAAATGGTTTTAATTTAAGAAAAGCAAGAAAAAATGGTTTTAGGTTTAAATATACAGATCAAGATTTTCAAAAAGTTGGACAAATCGCTTTAAAATTAGAAAAAATTACAGGCGGTATTTTAGAAACCAGATTTGAAGTTGGCGCATTAAATATTAAACACCGAAAAGCCTTGATGATGCCAGCCAAAAATTTGCTTGTTGGACATTTTTTACCTGTATTAAAAAAAGACAATAAAGAAATTATTTATGATGAAATAATTGATATCAAAGAAAAAAATAAGACTAGCAATGTCTATGATTTAGAAATCGAAAAAACACATAATTTCATTGCTGATAATATTGTTGTGCATAATTCTATCTATAAATTTCGCGGCGCTTCTGTTAGCAATATTTTGCAATTCCAAAAAGATTTTCCCAAAAGCAAAAAAATAGTTTTGACAGAAAATTATCGATCAGTTCAGCCAATTCTCGATTTAGCATATAATTCAATTCAATTAAATAATCCAGATCGGTTAGAAGCAAAATATAAAATCAATAAAAAATTAAAATCACAAATTAAATCTAAAAGCGATTTAGCAATCAATCATATCCATAAGGCAACATATGAGCAAGAAGCAGTTGATGTCATCAAAAATATTATTAATCTAAAACAAAAAGATAAATCAACTTGGTCAGATTTTGCAATTCTAGTGCGCGCAAATTCTTCTGCTGAAATATTCATCAATCTTTTATCTTCAAAAAAAATTCCATATCAATTCATTGCATCTCGCGGACTTTATTCTCGCCCAGAAATTATGGATTTAATTTCGTATTTGCGTGTTGTTGCAAATTTTTATGATAATATTAATTTTTATCGCGTTTTAAGTTTGCCAATTTTTAAATTAAATTCAGAAGATATAATTAGACTTGTTGCCTATAGCCGTCGTAAAAATTTAAGCATTTTTGATTTAGCTTGCACACCAAGTCGAATTGTCGGACTGAATAAAGATAGTGTTGAAAAATTTAAAGTTGTTGTTGAACTAGTTAAAAAACATGCAAAACTTAGTTTGGAAAAAAATGCCGCTGAAGTTTTGTTAGACTTTTTAAAAACATCCGGTTATTTAAAATATTTGCAAACCAATAAAGATTTAGAAGCAGAAAAAAAGATTTTGAATATCTCATTATTTTTCAAAAGAATCCAAGAATTGCAGGAAAATAAAAAATTAACTGTTCCAGAATTTATTGATCAATTAGATTTGATGATTGAAGCAGGCGAGGATCCATCGCCAATCCAATTAGATGAAGGCCCAGATTCAATCAAAATTTTGACTATCCATTCTTCAAAAGGATTAGAATTTGATAATGTTTTTGTCGTCAATATGGTTGAAGGAAAATTTCCATCTCGAAACAGAAAAGATTTAATTGAATTGCCAGAAAAATTAATTAAAGAGCAATTGCCAGATTCAAATTCCAATATTCAAGAAGAAAGAAGACTATTTTATGTAGCAATGACTCGTGCAAAGAAAAGGTTATTTTTTACATCTGCCAATGATTATGGCGGAAAAAGAAAAAAGAAAATTTCTAGATTTTTAGTTGAAATTAAAAAACATTTTGATAAAAATTCCGCGTTTTCTGCGTTAGATTCTGCGTGTTTCCGCGATAACAATATTTTAACGCAGAATAACGCTGAACCTAACGCAGAAAACGCGAAAAAGAAAATAAGATATTCTTTACCAAGTAAATTTTCATACACTCAGCTTAAAGCATTTGAAACTTGTCCGCATCAATACCGTTTCCGCCATATTATTGGTTTGCCAAGTTCAGGCGCTTCTTCTCAAAGTTATGGAAAAACAATGCATGCAGTTTTGCAAAACTTTTTCGCTGATTTGCAAAAAGGAAAAAGTCCGACAGAAAAAGATTTATTAAGTTATTATGACAGTTTTTGGATCGATGATTTTTATCAAGACAAAAAGCACGAACAAAAAAGATTTGAAGAAGGCAAGAAAGCTTTGCAAGAATTTTACAAAATAAATAATAAAAATTTAAAAGCGCCGTTATTTTTAGAAAAAGGCTTTAACCTAAGAATTAAAGACACATGTCTAAAAGGCCAGATTGATCGCATTGATAAATTAGATGATGGCACAGTTGAGATCGTTGATTATAAAACAGGCAAATTGCCAAAGAATGAAAAGGAAGTAGAGAAAAATGAGCAATTATTGATTTATTCTTATGCCTGCCAAAAAGTATTAAATTTAAAACCATCAAAACTAAGCCTTTATTTTATTGACCAAAACAAAAAATATTCTGCTAAACAAAATTCAATTAAAGAAGAAAAGATAATTCAAAAAGTCCAAGAACTAATTGCTAAAATTAAAGAATCAGAATTTATTGCCAAGCCAGGCTTTGCATGCAAATTTTGTGACTATAAGGATATCTGTGAACATGCTAAACATTGA
- the pheS gene encoding phenylalanine--tRNA ligase subunit alpha: protein MNITELKQQALTEIQNANSTQLVEQIRIKFLGRKSGLLTKIIQTLPTLNVDQRKKLGSQSNQVKHEINQALNNKIIALKSKSHQTGEFFDTTLPGIRPEIGHLHPITLVSREVEEIFKSMGFEVHEGAELVTDYYNFESLNIPKDHPARDSQDTFFVNFKPEEKYVMRTQTSAMQVKIMENRKPPLKIVVPGRCFRNESTDASHEHTFYQCEGFIVSEKISVANLICTLKEFLKAYFKKNDVKVRLRPGYFPFVEPGFELDFQCAICGGKGCPVCKQTGWVELIPCGMIHQKVFQFAGYPKNKYTGFAFCIGLTRLAMMKYGINDIRLFMAGDLRFINQF, encoded by the coding sequence ATGAACATAACAGAATTAAAACAGCAAGCCTTAACTGAAATCCAAAACGCAAATTCAACACAACTGGTTGAGCAAATTAGAATTAAATTTTTAGGCCGAAAATCTGGTTTGCTTACAAAAATAATTCAAACCTTGCCAACATTAAATGTTGATCAAAGAAAAAAACTTGGTTCGCAAAGCAATCAAGTTAAGCATGAAATAAATCAGGCTTTGAATAATAAAATTATTGCTTTGAAATCAAAAAGCCATCAAACTGGCGAATTTTTTGACACAACCTTGCCAGGCATCAGACCAGAGATCGGACATTTGCATCCTATTACATTAGTTTCGCGCGAAGTTGAAGAAATTTTTAAATCAATGGGCTTCGAAGTCCATGAAGGTGCTGAACTAGTTACTGATTATTATAATTTTGAATCATTAAATATTCCCAAAGATCATCCAGCACGAGATTCACAAGATACTTTTTTTGTCAATTTTAAACCTGAAGAAAAATATGTCATGCGTACCCAAACATCTGCAATGCAAGTGAAGATTATGGAAAATAGAAAACCTCCTCTCAAAATAGTAGTCCCAGGACGCTGTTTTCGAAATGAATCAACTGATGCATCTCATGAACATACTTTTTATCAATGCGAAGGTTTTATCGTTTCTGAAAAAATTTCTGTCGCTAATTTAATTTGTACTCTAAAAGAATTTCTAAAAGCCTATTTCAAAAAAAATGATGTTAAAGTAAGACTCCGTCCAGGATATTTTCCTTTTGTTGAACCAGGCTTTGAGCTTGATTTTCAATGTGCAATTTGTGGTGGTAAAGGCTGTCCTGTCTGCAAACAAACTGGCTGGGTAGAATTAATTCCTTGTGGCATGATTCATCAGAAAGTTTTTCAATTTGCAGGTTATCCAAAAAACAAATATACAGGTTTTGCTTTTTGTATAGGTTTAACAAGATTAGCGATGATGAAATATGGAATTAATGATATCAGATTATTTATGGCTGGTGATTTAAGATTTATAAATCAATTTTAA
- a CDS encoding DUF120 domain-containing protein has translation MSGIPGLMQAYEKKLGIKLYPGTLNVKIEKPFSFPKKRMRLEKEEYKGKVSINILPCKINGVKAFILRTDKNEEEKGIYPKTVLEIASGFRLRDKLNIKDGDEVIIEI, from the coding sequence ATGTCTGGCATACCAGGATTAATGCAGGCGTATGAAAAAAAATTAGGAATTAAACTCTATCCTGGTACCTTGAACGTTAAAATTGAAAAGCCTTTTTCCTTCCCCAAAAAAAGAATGAGGTTGGAAAAAGAAGAATATAAAGGTAAAGTATCAATAAATATTTTACCTTGCAAAATAAATGGCGTAAAAGCCTTTATTTTAAGAACTGATAAAAACGAAGAAGAAAAAGGAATTTATCCTAAAACAGTTTTAGAAATTGCTAGTGGTTTTCGATTACGGGATAAATTAAATATTAAAGATGGCGATGAAGTAATAATAGAAATATAA